A DNA window from Christiangramia salexigens contains the following coding sequences:
- a CDS encoding ferritin-like domain-containing protein — protein MRNLKDLFEHQLQDLYSAEDQLTKALPKMAKSAHDKKLKEAFEKHLEETKEHKNRIKDVCKELGIKASGEECKAMKGLIKEAESFLKEDAEAEVRDAGLIADAQRVEHYEISAYGTLVRYAKELGHDKIAARLQKTLDEEYNADNKLDKLAEGRLNKKALA, from the coding sequence ATGAGAAATTTAAAAGATCTATTCGAACACCAGCTGCAAGACCTTTATAGCGCTGAAGATCAACTTACCAAAGCCCTGCCTAAGATGGCCAAATCGGCCCACGACAAAAAACTCAAAGAAGCATTTGAAAAGCATCTTGAGGAAACCAAAGAGCATAAGAACCGCATAAAAGACGTTTGTAAAGAGCTTGGCATAAAAGCTTCAGGGGAAGAGTGTAAGGCGATGAAAGGCCTTATCAAAGAAGCTGAGAGCTTTCTTAAAGAAGATGCCGAAGCCGAAGTTCGCGATGCGGGCCTAATAGCAGATGCCCAGCGTGTAGAACACTATGAGATCTCTGCTTACGGCACCCTTGTGCGCTATGCAAAAGAATTAGGTCATGATAAAATTGCTGCCAGGCTGCAAAAAACTTTAGATGAAGAATATAATGCAGATAACAAGCTTGATAAGCTGGCCGAAGGTCGGTTAAATAAAAAAGCTCTTGCTTAA
- the mutY gene encoding A/G-specific adenine glycosylase: MEISNRLTYWYLRNKRDLPWRKSQDPYQIWLSEIILQQTQIKQGLPYFNKFIEAYPSVFDLANAPLEEVLKLWQGLGYYSRARNLHETAKFVANESDGVFPEDYKGLVKLKGVGDYTASAIASFCYGEPVAVVDGNVYRVLSRIFGVETPINSTPGIKEFKNLAREILNKEDPATHNQAIMEFGAMHCKPKTPECDSCVFNDKCVALKENKIKELPVKIKKAKVKKRYFNYLILNSEDRIILERRSGKGIWNGLFQFPLVETEEPIKEEHLMKTEKFQKIIDGQKYTVELFNDKPVVHKLSHQHLYTKFWILDCKELPHEGVGLDEVLNYPVPVLIENFLNEYLPDDYK, translated from the coding sequence ATGGAAATTTCCAACAGACTGACATATTGGTATTTGCGCAATAAACGCGATTTGCCATGGAGAAAATCACAAGATCCTTACCAGATTTGGTTAAGCGAAATTATTCTTCAACAAACGCAAATAAAGCAAGGTTTACCCTACTTTAATAAGTTTATCGAGGCGTATCCTAGTGTTTTTGACCTTGCAAATGCGCCTCTTGAGGAGGTGTTGAAATTGTGGCAGGGACTTGGTTACTATTCCAGGGCAAGAAACCTTCATGAAACTGCAAAATTTGTTGCTAATGAAAGTGATGGAGTTTTTCCTGAAGATTATAAAGGTCTTGTAAAATTAAAAGGAGTAGGGGATTATACAGCAAGTGCTATAGCTTCCTTTTGTTACGGAGAGCCTGTAGCCGTCGTAGATGGAAATGTATACCGCGTTCTGTCCCGCATTTTTGGAGTAGAGACCCCTATTAATTCCACTCCCGGGATCAAAGAGTTTAAAAATCTGGCTAGAGAGATCCTCAATAAAGAAGATCCTGCAACACATAACCAGGCTATAATGGAGTTTGGGGCAATGCATTGCAAACCAAAAACTCCGGAATGCGATAGCTGTGTTTTTAATGATAAATGTGTCGCTTTAAAGGAAAATAAGATTAAAGAATTGCCTGTGAAAATTAAAAAGGCAAAAGTAAAAAAGCGCTATTTCAATTATTTGATCCTGAATTCTGAGGATAGGATAATACTGGAAAGACGAAGCGGGAAAGGTATCTGGAATGGATTATTTCAATTTCCACTCGTGGAGACAGAGGAACCAATAAAAGAGGAGCATTTGATGAAAACTGAAAAATTTCAGAAGATCATCGATGGACAAAAATACACAGTAGAGCTTTTTAATGATAAGCCGGTGGTGCATAAGCTATCTCACCAGCACCTGTATACTAAATTCTGGATATTGGATTGTAAAGAGCTACCTCACGAAGGAGTGGGGTTGGATGAGGTTTTGAATTATCCTGTACCCGTGCTTATAGAAAATTTTCTGAATGAATATCTTCCTGATGATTACAAATAA
- a CDS encoding regulatory protein RecX produces the protein MKQASQKSYTIDEALQKLMHFCAYRDRSQKEVEDKLKQMRMIPEAQEKIIINLMQEGFLNEERFARSFVRGKFRIKKWGRIKITQELKKREISSPIIKLGLSEIEEPVYRQTLYEIAEKKCALIKETNSFKKKKKLSDHLIRRGYEPQLVFDCTNDLID, from the coding sequence ATGAAGCAAGCAAGTCAAAAATCCTATACAATTGATGAGGCTTTACAAAAGCTGATGCATTTTTGCGCCTATCGGGACAGATCCCAGAAAGAAGTTGAAGACAAACTGAAACAGATGCGCATGATACCGGAGGCTCAGGAAAAGATCATCATAAACCTGATGCAGGAAGGATTTTTAAATGAAGAGCGATTTGCAAGAAGCTTTGTCAGAGGGAAATTCCGTATTAAAAAATGGGGAAGAATAAAGATCACTCAGGAGTTAAAAAAACGCGAGATCTCTTCGCCAATCATTAAACTAGGCCTTTCAGAAATAGAGGAACCTGTATACAGGCAAACTCTGTATGAGATCGCAGAAAAAAAATGCGCTCTCATTAAAGAGACCAATTCCTTCAAAAAGAAGAAGAAACTTTCAGATCACCTAATTAGAAGAGGCTACGAACCTCAACTTGTTTTTGACTGCACAAATGATCTTATTGACTAA
- a CDS encoding HU family DNA-binding protein, translated as METPIYKNLNSTKMTKADIVANISEKLGMEKGDVQATIESFMEEVKTSLESGDNVYLRGFGSFVVKTRAEKTGRNISKNTTIKIPAHNIPAFKPAKIFVEGVKSNVEVK; from the coding sequence ATGGAAACCCCAATTTATAAAAATTTAAATAGCACGAAAATGACGAAAGCAGATATTGTAGCAAACATTTCAGAAAAATTAGGAATGGAAAAAGGTGACGTACAAGCTACTATCGAATCTTTTATGGAAGAGGTAAAAACTTCTTTGGAGAGTGGAGATAACGTTTACCTTCGTGGTTTTGGAAGCTTTGTTGTAAAGACTAGAGCAGAAAAAACCGGTAGAAACATTTCTAAGAACACTACCATTAAAATTCCTGCTCATAACATTCCGGCATTTAAGCCTGCGAAGATTTTTGTTGAAGGTGTTAAGTCTAATGTAGAAGTAAAATAA
- a CDS encoding cupin-like domain-containing protein codes for MKLQLQNIPRRSNLSKEDFLKEYFEPERPVVIEDLSHNWPAYKNWGFKYFKEMAGDVVVPLYDGSPAKGRENSHGPAKKMPFKDYIDILKSGPTDLRMFFFNLLQNCPDLIKDFKYPDLGVKFFKKLPVLFVGGEGSKVVMHYDMDLANNFHFNFAGKKRLILYPPDQTGYLYKVPYSIVSMEIINMDEPDFEKYPALAKAKGFEAILGHGDALYIPSKWWHYVKYETPCLSLTLRSLPASPRKIAEVLTNLLLVRNFDNLMRKIGGQKWIDYKNRLAIERTHKKAQIE; via the coding sequence TTGAAACTTCAGCTTCAAAATATTCCGAGACGTTCAAATCTTTCAAAAGAAGATTTTCTAAAGGAGTATTTTGAGCCGGAAAGACCCGTGGTTATCGAAGATCTATCGCATAACTGGCCTGCCTATAAAAATTGGGGTTTTAAATATTTTAAGGAAATGGCCGGGGATGTCGTAGTTCCTTTGTATGACGGGAGTCCTGCAAAGGGCCGTGAAAATTCTCATGGCCCTGCAAAAAAAATGCCGTTTAAGGATTATATAGATATTCTGAAATCTGGTCCAACAGATCTTAGAATGTTCTTTTTTAATCTGCTTCAGAATTGTCCGGATCTCATTAAGGATTTTAAATATCCTGATCTTGGAGTGAAGTTTTTTAAAAAACTTCCGGTTCTTTTTGTTGGTGGTGAGGGGTCTAAAGTGGTCATGCACTACGACATGGATCTTGCGAATAATTTTCATTTCAATTTCGCCGGTAAAAAACGGCTGATTTTATACCCTCCCGACCAAACAGGATATTTATATAAAGTTCCATATTCCATAGTAAGTATGGAAATCATTAATATGGATGAGCCGGACTTCGAAAAATATCCGGCACTGGCTAAGGCCAAAGGTTTCGAAGCAATATTAGGGCATGGAGATGCCTTGTATATTCCGAGCAAGTGGTGGCATTATGTGAAATATGAAACTCCCTGTTTATCCTTAACTTTAAGGTCTCTGCCAGCATCACCGCGTAAAATCGCAGAAGTTTTGACTAATCTGTTGTTAGTGAGGAATTTTGATAATTTAATGCGGAAGATCGGAGGGCAAAAGTGGATAGATTATAAGAATAGATTGGCGATAGAACGAACTCATAAAAAAGCTCAAATTGAATGA
- a CDS encoding Rne/Rng family ribonuclease: MDKELIIRSEPSAVDFALLKDGKLIELNKEEDSNKFNVGDIYIAKIRKAVPGLNAAFVNVGYEKDGFLHYHDLGPQVSSLLKFIKRVSTGKLKDYSLKNFPLEKDIDKNGAIADVLKSNQSLLVQIVKEPISTKGPRISSELSLPGRYIVLVPFSNRISVSQKIESKDEKERLKRLVKSIKPKGFGVIVRTVAEGKKVAELDRDLQNLVGRWTAMCKKLYKPHHPSKVLGELNRASSLLRDIFNDSFTSICVDDETLYTQIKDYVSEIAPEKESIVKLHQSNQPIFEKNGIERQIKTSFGRTVSMSKGAYLVIEHTEAMHVIDVNSGNRSNKSKNQEDTALEVNMISAAEIARQLRLRDMGGIIVVDFIDMNKAENRKKLYDYLREEMSDDRAKHKILPPSKFGLVQITRQRVRPEMNIKTREENPNGDGEVEAPISLVNKIKVDLEKLIKKDHKKITLSAHPFIAAFLTKGFPSPRSKWFVDHKRWVKILPRDAYTYLEYHFHDKDGKVIK, encoded by the coding sequence GTGGACAAAGAATTAATTATCCGGTCCGAACCTTCTGCTGTAGATTTTGCCTTATTAAAAGATGGAAAACTTATTGAGCTCAACAAAGAAGAAGACAGCAACAAATTCAATGTTGGTGATATCTATATCGCCAAGATCAGAAAAGCTGTACCAGGGTTAAATGCCGCATTTGTAAATGTTGGTTACGAGAAAGATGGTTTTTTACACTATCATGATCTCGGCCCTCAGGTATCTTCTTTATTGAAGTTCATAAAACGTGTAAGCACAGGTAAATTAAAAGATTATTCTTTAAAGAATTTTCCTTTAGAAAAGGATATAGACAAAAACGGCGCTATCGCCGATGTCTTAAAATCAAATCAGTCGCTACTGGTTCAAATCGTTAAAGAACCTATCTCCACAAAAGGTCCAAGAATTAGCTCAGAGCTAAGCTTACCAGGCCGTTATATTGTTTTAGTTCCTTTTTCAAACCGAATTTCAGTTTCTCAGAAAATTGAAAGCAAAGACGAAAAGGAACGATTAAAGAGATTGGTAAAAAGCATTAAGCCCAAAGGTTTTGGGGTTATTGTAAGAACCGTAGCCGAAGGCAAGAAAGTAGCAGAACTGGACAGAGATCTTCAAAATCTAGTAGGTCGCTGGACAGCAATGTGTAAAAAACTGTATAAGCCACATCATCCCTCCAAAGTATTAGGAGAATTAAACAGGGCTTCGTCCCTGCTAAGAGACATTTTTAATGACTCATTTACTTCTATTTGCGTAGACGATGAAACGCTATACACACAAATTAAAGATTACGTGAGCGAAATTGCTCCAGAAAAAGAATCAATCGTAAAATTGCATCAATCCAACCAACCCATTTTTGAAAAGAATGGTATCGAAAGACAGATAAAAACTTCCTTTGGGCGCACTGTATCAATGAGTAAAGGCGCCTACCTGGTAATTGAACACACCGAAGCCATGCACGTTATAGACGTGAATAGCGGAAACCGTTCAAACAAATCCAAAAACCAGGAAGATACCGCTCTGGAGGTGAACATGATCAGTGCTGCAGAAATAGCCCGACAATTGCGTTTACGTGATATGGGAGGTATTATTGTAGTAGACTTCATCGACATGAATAAAGCCGAGAACCGAAAAAAGCTTTATGATTACCTTCGTGAGGAAATGAGTGACGACAGGGCAAAACATAAAATTTTGCCTCCGAGTAAGTTTGGATTAGTACAAATTACGAGACAGCGCGTAAGGCCCGAAATGAATATCAAAACCCGTGAGGAAAATCCAAACGGAGACGGTGAAGTTGAAGCACCGATTAGTTTGGTAAACAAAATTAAAGTGGACCTTGAAAAACTTATCAAGAAAGATCATAAAAAGATCACCTTAAGCGCACACCCATTTATTGCCGCCTTTTTAACCAAAGGCTTTCCATCACCCCGATCCAAGTGGTTTGTAGACCACAAACGTTGGGTAAAAATTTTACCTCGAGATGCTTACACGTATTTAGAGTACCACTTTCACGATAAAGACGGGAAAGTGATCAAATAA
- a CDS encoding cupin-like domain-containing protein, protein MKVKEEMKLEQIPRVKRISKSDFLKNYVQPQKPVVIERLIDDWPAYEKWNLDYINKLAGDKTVPLYDDRPISSKYKFNEPHTKMKMAEYIQLLKSRPTNYRIFLYHLMKEVPRLQKDFKYPKIGLRFIKQLPMLFFGGENSKVFMHYDIDYANIMHFHFHGKKQCILFPPSESEYLYKVPHALIAREDINFNDPDYDKFPVLRKARGYVTELDHGESLYMPEGYWHQMTYLTPGFSMSLRATPRTLTNFSKAVYNLIFMRHFDNYMRKLRGQKWIDYKNEQAVKRTHKKHDISQ, encoded by the coding sequence ATGAAGGTGAAAGAAGAAATGAAATTAGAGCAGATACCGCGGGTAAAAAGAATTTCAAAATCAGATTTTCTAAAGAACTACGTGCAGCCTCAAAAACCAGTGGTGATTGAAAGGCTTATAGACGACTGGCCCGCCTATGAAAAATGGAACCTGGATTATATCAATAAACTGGCTGGGGACAAAACAGTGCCTTTATATGATGACAGGCCAATATCTTCTAAGTATAAGTTCAATGAACCTCATACGAAGATGAAGATGGCTGAATATATTCAGCTATTAAAATCCAGGCCAACGAATTACCGCATCTTTCTTTATCACTTAATGAAAGAAGTTCCTAGGCTTCAGAAGGATTTTAAGTATCCCAAGATAGGTTTGCGTTTTATAAAGCAGCTACCAATGCTATTTTTTGGAGGTGAGAATTCAAAGGTGTTTATGCATTATGATATAGATTACGCGAATATCATGCATTTTCACTTTCATGGTAAGAAGCAGTGTATACTCTTTCCCCCGTCGGAAAGTGAATACCTTTATAAAGTTCCACATGCACTTATAGCGAGGGAAGATATCAATTTTAACGATCCCGATTATGATAAATTTCCGGTTCTGAGGAAAGCTAGGGGGTATGTTACAGAATTAGATCACGGTGAATCTCTGTATATGCCTGAGGGTTACTGGCACCAAATGACCTATCTTACTCCCGGTTTTTCGATGAGTCTTAGGGCGACTCCGCGAACTTTGACGAATTTCTCCAAAGCGGTTTATAACCTGATCTTTATGAGACATTTTGATAATTATATGCGAAAACTAAGAGGGCAGAAGTGGATAGATTATAAGAATGAGCAGGCTGTAAAACGTACTCATAAGAAGCACGATATTAGTCAATAA